Proteins from one Ahaetulla prasina isolate Xishuangbanna chromosome 2, ASM2864084v1, whole genome shotgun sequence genomic window:
- the MRPL17 gene encoding large ribosomal subunit protein bL17m produces MRLTAALGISHGRLRRRIGLGPRSRLDLLRNLVTSLVRHERIETTRARADEMRFYAEHLIEHAKRGDADPQAMRLADFWLTEKDLVHKLFKVLAPRFAPHQGGYTRMVRIPKNDNLDRAERAVIEYKGNPLPPLPLPRRDGDKTLVNQLLKGYREERGTAV; encoded by the exons ATGAGGCTGACGGCGGCGCTTGGCATCTCCCATGGGCGGCTGCGGCGGCGGATCGGGCTCGGGCCGCGCTCGCGCCTCGACCTGCTGCGGAACCTCGTCACGAGCCTGGTGCGCCACGAGAGGATCGAGACCACGCGCGCCCGTGCCGACGAGATGCGCTTCTACGCCGAGCAC CTGATCGAGCACGCCAAGCGCGGCGACGCGGACCCGCAGGCCATGCGCCTGGCCGACTTCTGGCTGACG GAGAAGGACCTGGTGCACAAGCTCTTCAAAGTGCTGGCGCCCCGCTTCGCGCCCCACCAGGGCGGCTACACGCGGATGGTGCGGATCCCCAAGAACGACAACCTGGACCGGGCCGAGAGGGCGGTGATCGAGTACAAGGGCAATCCGCTCCCGCCCCTGCCGCTGCCCCGCCGGGACGGCGACAAGACGCTGGTCAACCAGCTGCTGAAGGGCTACCGGGAGGAGCGGGGCACGGCCGTGTGA
- the LOC131190760 gene encoding FANCD2 opposite strand protein-like — MDGGYQLWAPWSPLDESLQWLRGTLPRPGVSKPLFRGGRSPAAADLEVQLCFQGLSLVLEPRAKMGAGQPPGAAGETRGQSGSVRKPQAVRLTGIDSVFGHLVTVQPPRWSGSLRISEHSAFRQVISAHQRWPRGLREPQVHMAMAICRQMLRAMLLLYAAYKRCAFALQHSH, encoded by the coding sequence ATGGATGGAGGTTACCAGCTGTGGGCACCCTGGTCTCCACTAGATGAATCTCTGCAATGGCTGAGGGGCACCCTCCCCAGGCCGGGGGTTTCAAAGCCTCTCTTCCGAGGAGGACGGAGCCCAGCTGCTGCAGATTTAGAAGTGCAGCTTTGTTTCCAGGGCCTCAGCCTGGTCCTGGAACCTCGTGCGAAGATGGGAGCAGGACAGCCACCGGGAGCAGCTGGGGAGACAAGAGGGCAGAGTGGGTCTGTGCGTAAACCCCAGGCTGTGCGTCTCACAGGGATTGATTCGGTATTTGGACACCTTGTGACAGTACAGCCCCCACGCTGGAGTGGCTCCCTCAGAATATCCGAGCATTCAGCCTTCCGTCAAGTCATAAGCGCCCACCAGCGCTGGCCCCGAGGGCTCCGGGAGCCCCAAGTGCACATGGCCATGGCTATATGTCGGCAAATGCTGCGTGCCATGCTCCTGCTCTATGCTGCCTACAAGAGGTGTGCCTTCGCATTGCAACATTCCCACTGA